Proteins encoded together in one Ictidomys tridecemlineatus isolate mIctTri1 chromosome 3, mIctTri1.hap1, whole genome shotgun sequence window:
- the Tnfsf10 gene encoding tumor necrosis factor ligand superfamily member 10 isoform X2 translates to MGKHSEMQDKYFQGVIACFLKEDDRFWDPTDEDSMNSPCWQGKWQLRQFVRKMILRTYEETIPTVEEKQAISSLERERRPQRVAAHITGTTRRSITFLEPDSKSEKALGQKIKSWESSRKGHSFLKNLHLRNGELVIHQTGLYYIYSQTYFRFQEIEETSGILSKDSKKKSKQLVQYIYKCTDYPDPILLMKSARNSCWSKDSEYGLYSIYQGGMFELKENDRIFVSVTNEHLIDLDQEASFFGVFLIA, encoded by the exons ATGCAGGACAAGTACTTCCAAGGTGTCATTGCCTGTTTCTTAAAGGAAGATGACCGATTTTGGGACCCCACTGATGAAGATTCTATGAACAGCCCCTGCTGGCAAGGGAAGTGGCAACTCCGCCAGTTTGTCAGGAAG atgatttTGAGAACCTATGAGGAAACCATTCCTACAGTTGAAg aaaaacaaGCTATTTCTTccctagaaagagaaagaagacctCAGAGAGTAGCAGCTCACATAACAGGGACCACTCGGAGAAGCATTACATTCTTAGAACCAg ACTCCAAGAGTGAAAAGGCTTTGGGCCAGAAAATAAAATCCTGGGAGTCATCAAGGAAGGGACATTCATTCCTGAAAAATTTGCACTTGAGGAATGGAGAACTTGTCATCCATCAAACAGGTCTTTATTACATCTATTCCCAAACATACTTTCGATTTCAGGAAATTGAAGAAACTTCAGGAATACTTTCAAAAgatagcaaaaagaaaagcaaacagttGGTACAGTATATTTACAAATGTACGGACTATCCTGACCCTATATTGCTGATGAAAAGTGCCAGAAACAGTTGTTGGTCCAAAGATTCTGAATATGGACTCTATTCCATCTATCAAGGGGGGATGTTTGAGCTTAAGGAAAATGACCGAATTTTTGTCTCTGTAACTAATGAACACTTGATTGACTTGGATCAAGAAGCCAGTTTTTTCGGGGTCTTTTTGATTGCTTAA
- the Tnfsf10 gene encoding tumor necrosis factor ligand superfamily member 10 isoform X3: MQDKYFQGVIACFLKEDDRFWDPTDEDSMNSPCWQGKWQLRQFVRKMILRTYEETIPTVEEKQAISSLERERRPQRVAAHITGTTRRSITFLEPDSKSEKALGQKIKSWESSRKGHSFLKNLHLRNGELVIHQTGLYYIYSQTYFRFQEIEETSGILSKDSKKKSKQLVQYIYKCTDYPDPILLMKSARNSCWSKDSEYGLYSIYQGGMFELKENDRIFVSVTNEHLIDLDQEASFFGVFLIA; the protein is encoded by the exons ATGCAGGACAAGTACTTCCAAGGTGTCATTGCCTGTTTCTTAAAGGAAGATGACCGATTTTGGGACCCCACTGATGAAGATTCTATGAACAGCCCCTGCTGGCAAGGGAAGTGGCAACTCCGCCAGTTTGTCAGGAAG atgatttTGAGAACCTATGAGGAAACCATTCCTACAGTTGAAg aaaaacaaGCTATTTCTTccctagaaagagaaagaagacctCAGAGAGTAGCAGCTCACATAACAGGGACCACTCGGAGAAGCATTACATTCTTAGAACCAg ACTCCAAGAGTGAAAAGGCTTTGGGCCAGAAAATAAAATCCTGGGAGTCATCAAGGAAGGGACATTCATTCCTGAAAAATTTGCACTTGAGGAATGGAGAACTTGTCATCCATCAAACAGGTCTTTATTACATCTATTCCCAAACATACTTTCGATTTCAGGAAATTGAAGAAACTTCAGGAATACTTTCAAAAgatagcaaaaagaaaagcaaacagttGGTACAGTATATTTACAAATGTACGGACTATCCTGACCCTATATTGCTGATGAAAAGTGCCAGAAACAGTTGTTGGTCCAAAGATTCTGAATATGGACTCTATTCCATCTATCAAGGGGGGATGTTTGAGCTTAAGGAAAATGACCGAATTTTTGTCTCTGTAACTAATGAACACTTGATTGACTTGGATCAAGAAGCCAGTTTTTTCGGGGTCTTTTTGATTGCTTAA